Genomic window (Tachysurus fulvidraco isolate hzauxx_2018 chromosome 20, HZAU_PFXX_2.0, whole genome shotgun sequence):
GTCTCAGAGCTTTGTGAGCTTGGGGATAGTCGAAATACATTGGCACAGTGAAGAAGTACCGGTACTGTGGCTCCAAACACATTTAGCACTTTCCCACCAGCATGGTACTTGTGCTGATGGAACTCtattctgtcctttttttttctttctttctttctttctttctttttttctttttcttttttttttataccaagTCCCAGCCTGGCAAAATCCAATCAGTGGCATTAAGAAAAGCAAGAATATGGAGGTCAtgtcaccatgacaacaacaaaactaGCCCATAAACCAAAATGGTTATTTTTATGTCACATATTCATCAAAGGAATTGTACCTCTGATAAGATTTACTGATGCTTCACGCGAGGAAGGACTATAGCTTACGATTTCCAGTTTGTCTTCCTGTCCTCATTTCATTATCTTGTGaaattctgtctctgtcttcttGTCAGATTTTTTTGGGCGGCTAGTCCTGGAAACATTTCCAGGCCTGTAGATGGATTTATGTCACTGTAGCCTTCAAATTATGATTCTTGAGGTAACTCGGGATCATCATACAGTCCTAATGAAGTTCCTCAGTAATGAACATGGTCAGGATCTAGTGCTAGATATGGTTCTAGATCATAGTCTTGTGGTGTAGATGGTTCTGGGTCTTGGACTAGTTCTGAGGTTGGTTTTAGGACATGGACTGGTTCAAGGGATGGCTATAGGTCAGGAACTAGACCCGAGGTTTGTTCTAGATCATGGTCTAGTTCTGAAGATGGTTCTAGATCATGTACTAGTTCTGAAGAAGGTTCTAACTCATGGTCTATTTCAAAGAATGGTTCTAGGTCATGGTCTAGTTCTAAGGATGGTTCTAGATCTTGCTTTAGTGTTGGAGGTGGTTCCGAGGATCCTTTTAGGTCACGGCACACTTCTGAAGATGGTTTGAGATCACGATCAAGTACTGCATGTGGTTTTTGAACATGATTCAGATTTAGAGGTGTTTGAAGGTCATGATTCAGTTTTGAAGATGCTTCTAGGTCATGTTCTAGTACTGTAGGTGGTTCTAGATCGTAGTATAGTTCTTCCCATGGTTCAGAATCATCATACAGTTCTAGAGATGGCTCTGTAGATAATAATTCTGTAGAGAATAATTCTGAGGACAGTTCTAAAGATGCTTCCTGGGGTGGATCTAGATATGAAGATGTTTCATAAGTGCATCCTGGATAAGGTTGTACTTCATCGGTGCAGATAGTGCCATTTGAGGCTTTTGTGCGACGGGAGTCCACATATGCGACGATGAACTCCGAGTTCTGGTACATAATCATCCCTGAGATTGTGAGCACAGCTCCGGCGCAGCTCATTGCAGAAAGCTGGCTATCGAAGAGCAGCTGGGAGAGCAGCAGGTTACCCACCAAGCTCAGGTTGCCCAGGATGTGCAGCGTGACGGCGGACGTGAGGCTGATGACAGAGCAGCTCGCCAGGTTATAGAGCACAGAACCCAGGCAGCTGAGCAGGATGAAAACCCACAGATGGCCATCGTAGTGGTTGGGCGACTGAAGAGTGGTCCAGTTCTCCAGGACCAGAGCTGCCACAGCCAGGATGCAGAAACTGGGGATCGCCATTAGATAGAGCAGGAATACTGAGTTGATCTTCTCCTCCTGGAGCAGATTGCCTGAAAATTCACAAAAGATGTACGTTAATGAAGTCACAGAGACACTATAGAGCCAAAAACTTGTGGACACACGACCATCATACTCATATGAAGATCCCATCCCGTTCCAGATAACCTGAATAACCTCCATTCTTCTGGAAACCAtttcactagatgttggagtgtgtcatTCAActataagagcattagtgagatcagacactgttgTTGATAATAGTAAGGAGGTCTAGAGTTCAGTCAGTGTTTCGGTTTAtcccaaatgtgttcagtggaGTTAAAGCAGAGTCACGGCTCTCGAGTGCTTCCACTCTGAACTTAACACACCGTATCtgcatggagcttgctttgtacacaggggcattgtcatgctggaacagtgtttggACCTCTTTGTTCTATTGAAGCGAAATTTTTCAACCCTGAAAAGAATTCAACCCTGCTTTGgtataaagcaaataaaatgaacacCATCTGACTGCATGACTTCGGcattcagcagtgctgtggtaaaaaaaagaaactacgCAGAGGAAGGTAAAGGTTTTATGCTCCGATCTTCTGCTGGAACACGTGCCGACTACTCTGTGTAcgacacacaccgtaaacaagCCTGTAAAAAACATAACCCACTGATATGTGACACTAACACCATGACCTAGATGAGAATTTGTGCTCGATTACTCAGCTGGATGGAAGCTCCAGAAAAAACTCCAAACGCAGTTTAATCGACCTGGTTCATATGCAGTCGTCGATCCTGTTCCTTATCCATGAATCGATGAAAACGTTTTTACACCAAATGAGGAAATGTAGTTTGGAAAAGTTTGGAAAAGCCGTATAACTAAAGCAGGGGaatcaaactcaaattcacagtgggccaaaatataaaactgagaaaaagtcacaggccaaacaatatttactgaaaaatgaactgcaactgatatgtaatgttcaacctttttcatatggaaacaaactttagttttgcttaaacacaggatttggaacaaccagagcttgttattacaaacacataagaaattaaaagaattaaaataaaagacacatcagtggtgtttatttcttattgaaataaataaaagaaatgatgtCTCTCATTTTACcattttaagttcctttttgaagtggatctttttcaaaaccaacaacaaaacaaccaaaaataataatttcattcaataAAAATCCAACTTTTCGACTATTAACAGTTCATGCCTTGGAGTAGAAACAGTGCATAAAGAAAACGTGTATTCAAAATCAGTTTGTTACACtctgtttcgtttcatagtgtttcataatgtttcgtttcattgTCTTCTTATGTTACATTCTTTccttacagacacgttagcaccGTTAgtacacaagacaaacaggtctgtcctttatattcgtgaacagataatctgcctccctcctgtcttgaaagctcctattgtccatcttttgtttggtcatttttgtggagggtgaaattaacttgcccgatgtgactgtaacatggttgttaacgactgtcaacagagaatgaggagcgcttgctgttcgtgactacgcgtcaatacagtggcaaggcattctgggatttgtagtattagcggagcatgcggctagccagctgtaatgcacatttgatatgatctcgtgagtcaaatataattacaccgcgggcctgagtttgacacccctcaACCAAAGTATCGTCTgctgtctgtttatttctttattccacAGTATTTACTGTAATAAGCTTAATGCGTCTGTTGCTTTAGAGTTTGAATCGTGTAAAACGTGCAAAAGGACGATAAAACACTAGTACATTTGGCAAGATTTTTAACTTAGCGTCACCGATATCAAACTCGGACAGGATTTCACTTCAGTATCTTTTGTGAATCTGtacagatgaggatgaggagcaAATAGTGCAGAGATGATCTTTTCACTAAACTCTCACCTCATGTCATACACACATGTTAGAGTGGGGTCATGATTATACAAAGCCAATAACAGCGTTCCTTCTCTACTgttggttgccatagtaataatgtttCTTAGTGGGCGGAGCATTCCTAATCAGTATTCCTGccttggtgtttgtgtataaactTCAGCAGTGTGTATCAGCATCATACTGTCTCGATGGCAGACGCTCcgtatttgcataaagttaaatGTCACTGGACACGTCGACATCCAGTCAGCTCGGATTTAAAATGAACGATCTGTGTTCACATTGTCGCTGCGACTCtctgtatgtataaatgtagcATTATGTATaagtgtagcacacacacactaaatccGATTTTGTCACATTTTCCCCAATGTCTGATTCTGCACATACTGGCCTTCAGCGCTAATACTGGAAACTAAATCTTCTGTTCTCAAACTCAAACTTATCTGTGATAAGGAGATCAGTGTGATGGGAAATCCAACATGTCCAACGTCCTTACATTAAACGCCATGTTACAGAAAGGTGTTATGAAACATGTAGTGAGATAATAAACGTCCCACAGTGTGGAATCATGGGATTTagtctctatctcactctctctgtctcgctcactctctgtcttgctcgctctctgtctcactctctgtctgcctgtctctctctgtctctctctctctctctatttctccctctctgtctgtctgtctctatttctctatctgtctgtctgtctctctctctgcgtctgtctctctgtctctctctctccctccctccctccctctctctctatttctctctctccctccctctctctatttctatttctctctctccttctctccctccctccctctatttctatttctctctctctctccctccctccctctatttctatttctctctctccctccctctctctatttctgtttctctctctccatccctcgctccctatttctctctctccctccctctctctatttctctctctctctggtttacTTCCTCCACTGTGGACCATTTAACATCATGAAATCCAGCAGAAAGCAATATATCCACATGACATAATTCACTCAGTATCACAGAGTCCTAAACGCAGTGTCCTAAGCAGAGTTTATATCCTGTACTGGGTGTGTACTCAAAGACATTTCAAGCTCTCAGGACCGAGAGGACAATAATCATCGAAGGGGTGATGTGATGTCCCTCTCATAGTACGGCACTTTGCCAATGATTTGCTAATTTGCTAATGATGAACATTGCTAATGATGAACACAAAAGAATGGAATgttattttatccatttattgcTATGTTATAGGTACAATATACGTTATAGCACTCTATAACACTCGCTCCTTCATCGGAATCGCTTTTTCACTCTGTTCTGAAAgtaagtctgatctaaaatgagtcaggacaccgttacacagaattttaatgGTTAAAGGCAACGCCTTCAAATTTtagctgcttatgaacaagaACTTGGAGCATCAatagagagcagaaatgggtttgatatcaatgTTTTGAAGGAAAAATCTTTTCAAGATGAATATATTGCTCCTAGTATtctaggtaaaaacagaaatactcatgaaacactacaaattcttgaGTGTCtatttcatatgagcttcatattaagcaccactgtgaatgatcaacatggacacaaccaaaCAGGAGAAAGCTACATTTTTTTGGTGTCTGGGCAAAAAGAGTACACCTGTCTATGTGAAGCGTCTACAATACAATAAGGAACTAGAACAAGAGTGTTAATAAAAAGCTATAGATTGCATTTAGAGCTGCTGCCTGATGCGGcgacacattctgaccaatcagaagcaagAATCCGATGGCGCTGTggtataaacacaatataaaaatgtgggcgtggctaaatGGATACATAACAAAAGCAGCATAGCAACAAGCATAAAATTAGACGGATGTTTCTTCTTAAAAGCAGTGAATAAAAATAGTGGACACTTAATGAGAGTGTGCTGTTTGTTCCAACATTTTAGGAAACCTAGACGTTATTTATCTTCGGGTGTTTGTGCACTGTTTTCATAATCAGATGGATGACTCGGTGTAGGTGTTGGTGCATATGTGACCACAACCTTCCCACCCTTACAGAGTCATCACGAATCGGAATAGTTCTGTTTTACAGTTCAGCACTATATCCCTCccaataaaaataacagcacatcctgaaagGAAATCATGCTGGAGATAGGTACAGAGTTAAAACGTGTGTTTAGAGCAGGGAGGTTCGGCTTCTCTGAGTTAAAGCAGAACGTGGACGGAGCGGCCGGCGCCGCTATGTGGCGTGTCTCTGACAAAAAGATTCCACAGAAGCTCAAACAGCCGTCTGGCACGTAAACCGTCACGGAACAGTGGATTCGTAGGAAAGACTAAAAGTGGTGCATGACATCAGTCAGCTTCTATTCATAGACACCCAGGAGAGGACACTGGTTTAGTAACTTTACACTGCGagctggggaaaaaataaataacagcccTTTTGACAAATAGCCTCTCTGTGGTAAACATATTTAACACATGAGTAATGAcgacgtgtgtgtgcgcgcgcgtgtgtgtgtgtgtgtgtgtgtacttgccACAGCCATATCTTAAATAAATGCTTCTGAAAGTTAAATAAAcccatattttaaaataactgaTCGATAATAAAACCATTGAAGTAAACATCTACTAGTTGCTTTTTCCCTCTTTTACTTGATGAAAAGCACAGTGAACAGGAGGAACCCTCTAatcattatcaggactgtcagtcatcaaatcatctgtatattacacactactgctgctgtatattgcacaaaaagcataatattgcacaatattgttatttgcactcccacactttatgtacataactgatcgttcatattctaaattcatattttatactcattctgtctatattgtatctcatcgtctgcattgttttcttatacagtatagggttatttatgtctgtacctttgactcacaaactgctggaaccaaattccttgtgtgtgtcaacacacttggccaataaatctgattctgattctagtGTGTAGATTTTTGGTAATTCGGTCATAACTCAATCACAATACAATATTAAAGGTATGACCCCAGAGACTAGGAATGGTACAGTTCATACTCACTTTGCTGGATGCTTTTTACTCCCCGCAGCACAGTGGCAGCGATCACGAACAGACAGCCCATCTTATCAAACTGCACCTCGCCCATGATGCTGAACGAAGCCCCGAGGCAGATGGGCATCATGGCCATGTATGTGAGAACGTGGTGCTGTTTACCGAGCACCAGAGATGAGATAGCCAGAGTGAAGATCGGTGTGGTGGTGTAGATCATCTGAGCGAAGGACAGCTGCACGTAGTTGAGTCCGACGTTCCCGAAAGCGATGCTGGCGCAGAAGGTGAGGCTCAGCAGGAACACTTTGCACTTAGCGCTGGATGTCAGTTCCTGCTGTGCCACTCCTCGCTTTCGGACAAACCAGTATTTTATGACTCCTACGACTATGGCCGTGAGCATGTGTAGAGCCGACAGGAGGAGCGGGTATCTGAAGTTGTACACAGCAAAGATCCATTTGTTTAAGCTGGAGATGGTGGTTCCTGTGACCAGCCACACCACCACGGCTGACAGAAGGTGCAGAGTTTCAGGTGGACGCATCCTCCCCTGCCTGTCGTCTCGGGTCTCCTCGCTTTTGGAGGGTCCATCATCGGAGCTGATCATTTTCGCTTCATCTTCAACTCTGTTGACGCAAACACAGCTTGAGTTTGAGATGGAAAATAACACCTTGTTCCTCATTCACACAGGTTCCTGTGTTTTTCCCGCTCTGACACGCCCACTTTAACTCAGGGAAGTCTGTGCATCACTGTGTAGAGAGCAGGGAAAAGACTAAAACTAAAGTGTAAGGTGTTTCAACCATAGGAAACGTCTTCGACAAATGACGTAATCGGCAAATGTGAAGTCTCACACACGTGTACGGCGATCCCGTCTGCGATTGGTCAATCAGGAATATTCAAAATAAGTAAAACACGGAAGTAAATTTCCAACGTGAGTCAACACTGGGATGAACTTCAGGgaaaacacacacgcgcacacacacgcacacacacacgcgcgcgcgcacacacacacacacacacacacgaggcgtgACTTtagacaaatatatatttagaaacGTCACCATTTTGAATTGTTCGCACCGCAGATCTCATTCATCAACCGCAGAACGTACGATTGTACATCTTATTTCAGACACATTACATAAAATAACGACGACCGTTTCTGAGATTAGAAAACAACGAGTATTCCATGTTCTCAAAAGTAAACCCTAAGATGCGTTTTAAATAAAACGTTCCCACTTAAACAAACACGTTTATATTTACCACTTCCATTATAGTAAGAAAACGCTCATGTtgtagaatcagaatcagaaaggtctttatagCAAAGTgtgaatttgttctagtacaggagctccacagtgtaaacagaatggcaatgataagacatgaacacatacaattaattgtgtttattataaatgtgttcatgtcttatcattgccattctgtttacactttggagctcctgtactagaacaaattcacACTTGGCTATAAAGACCTttcagattctgattctgattctacaACATGAGCGTTTTCTTACTATAATGGAAGTGGTAAATCCTAAAggtgccattctgtttacactcttgtactagaacaaattcctcgtatgtagCGATGGGaaggaagttcggttcttttccgcgaaccggttctttcggacagttcgttttaatgaaccgtttcaaaaatccagttcagatattaatacaatcaatttaacacattcgaaaagttatttgtaatcataactttagatgaatacgtttcttacatttaagttttgcaaatAAAACACCCAttacaggcattgatgtgcaaacgtggatgttttacgtgtcttaaagatataaagttaataaattaatcatcaacttacaaaaaatggcatataaaaatacagactaacctgcataATAGTcaaaaattaactgacatatattgagtgaacagttgtatgattttttttagtaaaaatgtttaatagcctatgactagttactatcccaatatgtttaatttgttattaaataaacttACATGTTTGCACCTGAAGTCATCGCTTCACTCGCGCTCATTAGcatttttgttctctttaggttcacgcatgcgcagtatcaacagctcatcggttctcggaatcaaagattcagaatcagaatctcGAATTCAgagattcagaatcagaatcagaaagatctttattttgccaagtatgttttcacatacgtatgacaagtgttcatcagatggaaaGCTTACAGCTCACAGTTCTTTCAGCACAacgtctcagttcagtgtacaggagttacatatactatTAGTATATGTACATATACTATTATAGTTACATATACTATTActatattagtttatttagtgtcggaggggctgtcaggcatgaccgaaagtgagcAACTTTACTAACTTGTGGAtcggatcagcgctgactcaagacgcgaactgtttagaacgaatcagtccgatttggtgaactggtTCGTCCACTTCACTAAAAAGATCCGGTTCAAAacaacgattcgttcacgaaccggCCATCACTGTCATATTGAAATtctataaatgaacaaattcaaTCTCATGatctgaaatataaatatagaatacATTAAGCTGGAACCCAAacgttatttattattattattattattattattattattattattattcagctCGGGTTTCTCTCGGGTTATTTCAAAAGTACTTGGGATTGTCATTATAAAGATAGTATTAGTGTAATGACACGattataacactgtgtataacaaataaataccaATATGAAAACAGCTaaaggtcgtgtgtgtgtgtgtgtgtgtgtgtgtgtatgtaaccCGTGCGGCTCACTTATGCGCAGCGTGCGGCTCACGTGCGGCTCGCGACACCGGGTATTAAAACTTGGTCTgcgttgtgttgcgttgtgcgATGCAAAGACAGACACGGGACAGCAGGCAGCCGATTCACTGGATCTCTTTACTGATTAACAGAGACAAAT
Coding sequences:
- the slc35e4 gene encoding solute carrier family 35 member E4 isoform X2 — protein: MLMSASEAMTSGANIVEDEAKMISSDDGPSKSEETRDDRQGRMRPPETLHLLSAVVVWLVTGTTISSLNKWIFAVYNFRYPLLLSALHMLTAIVVGVIKYWFVRKRGVAQQELTSSAKCKVFLLSLTFCASIAFGNVGLNYVQLSFAQMIYTTTPIFTLAISSLVLGKQHHVLTYMAMMPICLGASFSIMGEVQFDKMGCLFVIAATVLRGVKSIQQSNLLQEEKINSVFLLYLMAIPSFCILAVAALVLENWTTLQSPNHYDGHLWVFILLSCLGSVLYNLASCSVISLTSAVTLHILGNLSLVGNLLLSQLLFDSQLSAMSCAGAVLTISGMIMYQNSEFIVAYVDSRRTKASNGTICTDEVQPYPGCTYETSSYLDPPQEASLELSSELFSTELLSTEPSLELYDDSEPWEELYYDLEPPTVLEHDLEASSKLNHDLQTPLNLNHVQKPHAVLDRDLKPSSEVCRDLKGSSEPPPTLKQDLEPSLELDHDLEPFFEIDHELEPSSELVHDLEPSSELDHDLEQTSGLVPDL
- the slc35e4 gene encoding solute carrier family 35 member E4 isoform X1 codes for the protein MRNKVLFSISNSSCVCVNRVEDEAKMISSDDGPSKSEETRDDRQGRMRPPETLHLLSAVVVWLVTGTTISSLNKWIFAVYNFRYPLLLSALHMLTAIVVGVIKYWFVRKRGVAQQELTSSAKCKVFLLSLTFCASIAFGNVGLNYVQLSFAQMIYTTTPIFTLAISSLVLGKQHHVLTYMAMMPICLGASFSIMGEVQFDKMGCLFVIAATVLRGVKSIQQSNLLQEEKINSVFLLYLMAIPSFCILAVAALVLENWTTLQSPNHYDGHLWVFILLSCLGSVLYNLASCSVISLTSAVTLHILGNLSLVGNLLLSQLLFDSQLSAMSCAGAVLTISGMIMYQNSEFIVAYVDSRRTKASNGTICTDEVQPYPGCTYETSSYLDPPQEASLELSSELFSTELLSTEPSLELYDDSEPWEELYYDLEPPTVLEHDLEASSKLNHDLQTPLNLNHVQKPHAVLDRDLKPSSEVCRDLKGSSEPPPTLKQDLEPSLELDHDLEPFFEIDHELEPSSELVHDLEPSSELDHDLEQTSGLVPDL
- the slc35e4 gene encoding solute carrier family 35 member E4 isoform X3 produces the protein MISSDDGPSKSEETRDDRQGRMRPPETLHLLSAVVVWLVTGTTISSLNKWIFAVYNFRYPLLLSALHMLTAIVVGVIKYWFVRKRGVAQQELTSSAKCKVFLLSLTFCASIAFGNVGLNYVQLSFAQMIYTTTPIFTLAISSLVLGKQHHVLTYMAMMPICLGASFSIMGEVQFDKMGCLFVIAATVLRGVKSIQQSNLLQEEKINSVFLLYLMAIPSFCILAVAALVLENWTTLQSPNHYDGHLWVFILLSCLGSVLYNLASCSVISLTSAVTLHILGNLSLVGNLLLSQLLFDSQLSAMSCAGAVLTISGMIMYQNSEFIVAYVDSRRTKASNGTICTDEVQPYPGCTYETSSYLDPPQEASLELSSELFSTELLSTEPSLELYDDSEPWEELYYDLEPPTVLEHDLEASSKLNHDLQTPLNLNHVQKPHAVLDRDLKPSSEVCRDLKGSSEPPPTLKQDLEPSLELDHDLEPFFEIDHELEPSSELVHDLEPSSELDHDLEQTSGLVPDL